From Thalassotalea euphylliae, the proteins below share one genomic window:
- a CDS encoding DUF3802 family protein, translating into MVTDTEGYVHIIEYLTEHLSLFENATCQGNAESVMEVIEQELSEQIILVCSQNDDLTFNQRNMIIREVDSIVYDLEEILSAVVNNAVSEKQKTFIKEFATLIKNLFDTEIHNLPH; encoded by the coding sequence ATGGTTACCGATACCGAAGGTTATGTTCATATCATTGAATACCTGACAGAGCATTTAAGCCTGTTTGAAAATGCTACCTGCCAAGGTAATGCAGAATCTGTAATGGAAGTCATCGAGCAAGAGCTGAGTGAACAAATCATTTTGGTATGTAGCCAAAATGACGATCTAACCTTTAACCAACGCAATATGATCATTCGCGAAGTCGATTCGATCGTTTACGACTTGGAAGAAATCCTGTCGGCGGTTGTGAATAATGCCGTATCGGAAAAACAAAAAACCTTTATCAAAGAGTTCGCCACCTTGATTAAAAACTTATTTGATACTGAAATTCACAATCTTCCTCACTAA
- a CDS encoding DUF1338 domain-containing protein — protein MTAQVTQLFNNIWQHYLTVTPSAEKIHQLLGSGNDVINDHVAYRTFNIEKVNLDKLAAHLLALGYKECGEYNFEAKKLYAKHFEHADSTQPKVFISELLVEEFSPEAQAIIHKLIDQLPEDAATAENFLYSGRQWQVSHEEYQTLLAESEYAAWVAAWGYRANHFTVSINHLENHETIVSVNDSLKDAGFTLNSVGGEIKGDETVKLEQSSTMADHAEVAFTDKTVSIPSCFYEFAKRYPLENGELYTGFVAASADKIFASTNVAA, from the coding sequence ATGACTGCGCAAGTTACACAATTATTTAACAACATTTGGCAACACTACTTAACCGTGACTCCGTCTGCGGAAAAAATTCACCAGCTACTCGGCTCTGGCAATGATGTGATAAACGATCACGTTGCCTACCGCACCTTTAATATTGAAAAGGTTAACTTAGACAAGTTAGCGGCTCACTTATTAGCACTTGGCTACAAAGAGTGTGGCGAATACAACTTTGAAGCAAAAAAGCTTTACGCTAAGCATTTTGAGCACGCTGACAGCACTCAGCCAAAAGTATTTATCAGTGAGTTATTGGTGGAAGAATTCTCACCAGAAGCACAAGCCATTATCCACAAGCTGATTGATCAGCTACCAGAAGATGCAGCAACAGCAGAAAACTTCTTATACTCAGGTCGTCAATGGCAAGTCAGCCACGAAGAGTACCAAACATTATTGGCAGAAAGTGAGTACGCCGCTTGGGTGGCGGCATGGGGTTACCGTGCTAACCACTTTACCGTCAGCATTAACCACCTAGAAAACCATGAAACGATTGTTTCAGTGAATGATTCACTAAAAGATGCTGGCTTTACGCTGAACAGTGTCGGTGGCGAAATTAAAGGTGACGAGACAGTGAAGCTAGAGCAGTCTTCAACCATGGCAGATCACGCTGAGGTCGCCTTCACTGATAAAACCGTTAGCATTCCTAGCTGTTTCTACGAGTTTGCGAAACGCTACCCGCTAGAAAATGGCGAGTTATACACAGGCTTTGTTGCGGCCTCTGCAGACAAGATTTTTGCCAGCACTAACGTTGCCGCGTAA